One window of Nocardia nova SH22a genomic DNA carries:
- a CDS encoding DUF3152 domain-containing protein, whose protein sequence is MSDERGRPTGGPDSPRPSGAVVARAESGGDPPSNPQQPDDLPVVYGPPVPDFLAAESAPGADGTDRSHQPLRAKWDPTGADETANRPRPERDTKKQSALGRFVSTYGWRAYALPVLVVITVLVVVDAVKGGGENSGSGTPGLGKLSQNTGNAGIIGAPPKGDGKFGDLPSGALPAGGPFTEAGAGTWHIVPGTTPQVGAAQEHLFTYTVEVENGIDTASLGGDGAIAEMVQATLANPKSWTHDQRFGFRRIDNGEPDFRISLTSRQSTKKACGFEIPIDSSCYNSDLDRVVLSEVRWVRGATAFEGDIGSYRQYQINHEVGHAIGYHQHQPCEIDGGLAPVMMQQTFGTRNNDIAILDPQGVVPMDGKKCRFNPWPYPRG, encoded by the coding sequence GTGAGCGACGAACGGGGTAGACCGACCGGTGGGCCCGATTCGCCACGTCCCTCCGGTGCGGTGGTCGCACGTGCGGAGTCCGGCGGCGACCCGCCGTCCAACCCGCAGCAACCCGACGACCTCCCGGTCGTCTACGGGCCGCCGGTCCCGGATTTCCTCGCCGCCGAATCCGCGCCCGGTGCGGACGGAACCGACCGCTCCCATCAGCCGCTGCGAGCGAAATGGGATCCGACCGGCGCCGACGAAACCGCCAATCGCCCACGCCCGGAACGGGATACGAAAAAGCAGAGTGCGCTGGGACGATTCGTCTCCACCTACGGCTGGCGTGCCTACGCTCTGCCGGTGCTCGTGGTCATCACCGTGCTGGTGGTCGTGGACGCCGTCAAGGGGGGTGGCGAGAATTCCGGCAGCGGCACCCCGGGGCTGGGAAAACTGAGCCAGAACACGGGTAATGCGGGCATCATCGGCGCTCCGCCCAAAGGCGACGGGAAATTCGGCGATCTGCCCTCGGGTGCGCTGCCCGCGGGCGGGCCGTTCACCGAGGCCGGGGCCGGAACCTGGCATATCGTCCCGGGCACCACACCGCAGGTGGGCGCGGCACAGGAACATCTGTTCACCTACACCGTCGAGGTCGAGAACGGGATCGACACCGCTTCCCTCGGTGGTGACGGCGCCATCGCGGAAATGGTCCAGGCGACCTTGGCCAACCCCAAGAGCTGGACCCATGATCAGCGATTCGGATTCCGTCGAATCGACAACGGCGAACCCGATTTCCGGATTTCGCTGACCTCGCGGCAGAGCACCAAGAAAGCGTGCGGATTCGAAATTCCGATCGACTCCTCCTGCTACAACTCCGATCTGGACCGGGTGGTGCTCTCGGAGGTGCGCTGGGTGCGCGGGGCCACCGCCTTCGAGGGCGATATCGGCTCCTATCGCCAGTACCAGATCAATCACGAGGTCGGCCACGCCATCGGCTACCACCAACATCAGCCCTGTGAGATCGACGGCGGGCTCGCGCCGGTGATGATGCAGCAGACCTTCGGCACCCGCAACAACGACATCGCGATTCTGGATCCGCAGGGTGTGGTGCCGATGGACGGCAAGAAGTGCCGCTTCAACCCCTGGCCGTATCCTCGGGGCTAG
- the moeZ gene encoding adenylyltransferase/sulfurtransferase MoeZ — MSSPLSLPPLVEPAAELTRDEVARYSRHLIIPDLGMDGQKRLKNAKVLVIGAGGLGSPALLYLAAAGVGTLGIVEFDEVDASNLQRQIIHGESDIGRSKADSARDSILEINSGIDVVLHKIRLEPENAVDLFAQYDLIVDGTDNFATRYLVNDAAVLAGKPYVWGSIYRFEGQVSVFWEDAPDGRGINYRDLYPEAPPPGMVPSCAEGGVLGVLCASIGSVMVTEAIKLITGIGETLLGRLMVYDALDMNYRTIKLRRDPERQPITELIDYEAFCGVVSEEGQAAALGSTVTARELKDMLDAGKDVAIIDVREPVEWDIVRIEGAKLIPKDRILSGEALAELPQNTPIVLHCKTGIRSAEALAALKRAGFSDATHLQGGIIAWANQIDPALPVY; from the coding sequence GTGTCATCACCACTGTCCCTGCCACCGCTGGTCGAGCCGGCCGCGGAGCTGACCAGGGATGAGGTCGCCCGCTACAGCCGGCATCTGATCATTCCCGATCTGGGGATGGACGGTCAGAAACGGTTGAAGAACGCCAAGGTGCTGGTGATCGGCGCCGGCGGGCTGGGCTCACCCGCACTGCTGTATCTGGCCGCGGCCGGGGTCGGCACCCTGGGCATCGTGGAGTTCGACGAGGTCGACGCGTCGAATCTGCAGCGCCAGATCATCCACGGCGAATCCGATATCGGCCGCAGCAAGGCCGACAGCGCCCGGGACTCGATTCTGGAGATCAACTCCGGAATCGATGTGGTGCTGCACAAGATTCGGCTGGAACCGGAGAACGCGGTCGATCTGTTCGCGCAGTACGACCTGATCGTCGACGGTACCGACAACTTCGCCACCCGCTACCTGGTCAACGATGCCGCGGTGCTGGCCGGTAAGCCGTACGTCTGGGGTTCGATCTACCGGTTCGAGGGCCAGGTGTCGGTGTTCTGGGAGGACGCACCCGACGGCCGCGGCATCAACTACCGCGATCTGTACCCCGAGGCCCCGCCGCCGGGGATGGTCCCGTCCTGCGCCGAGGGCGGTGTGCTGGGCGTGCTGTGCGCGTCGATCGGTTCGGTCATGGTCACCGAGGCGATCAAGCTCATCACCGGCATCGGCGAGACCCTGCTCGGCCGCCTGATGGTCTACGACGCACTGGACATGAACTACCGGACGATCAAGCTGCGCCGCGATCCCGAGCGCCAGCCCATCACCGAACTCATCGACTACGAGGCGTTCTGCGGTGTGGTGTCCGAGGAGGGCCAGGCCGCGGCGCTGGGTTCCACGGTCACCGCGCGCGAGCTCAAGGACATGCTCGACGCCGGCAAGGATGTCGCGATCATCGACGTCCGCGAACCGGTGGAGTGGGACATCGTCCGTATCGAGGGCGCGAAACTGATCCCCAAGGACCGCATCCTCTCGGGTGAGGCCCTGGCCGAACTCCCGCAGAACACGCCCATCGTGCTGCACTGCAAGACCGGAATCCGCTCCGCGGAGGCGCTGGCGGCGCTGAAACGCGCCGGTTTCTCCGATGCCACCCACCTGCAGGGTGGAATCATCGCCTGGGCCAACCAGATCGATCCCGCACTGCCGGTCTACTGA
- a CDS encoding TIGR02569 family protein, whose translation MTSVEPPEHVCATFGLREVSPIALGDWDGGWRCGDVVLSPVADHARAAWSAKVRETLRVDGVRLAHPVRATDGRYVVSGWRADTFLDGTPEPRHDEVVSVSLRLHHATAPLERPRFLMQQPIAPWVDVDVFVAADRAAWETVPLRTLKAGGMLSATSPDGRHSIDMLAQLATLRKPVQTPSQLVHGDLFGTVLFSGGQAPGLTDITPYWRPASWAAAVIVVDALSWGGADPGLPERWSDLPEWPQMLLRAVMFRLAVHALHPRSTPEAFPGLAHTADMIRLML comes from the coding sequence GTGACATCAGTCGAACCTCCGGAGCATGTGTGCGCCACCTTCGGGCTGCGCGAGGTGTCGCCGATCGCGCTGGGCGACTGGGACGGCGGGTGGCGATGCGGGGATGTGGTGCTGAGCCCGGTGGCCGATCATGCCCGCGCGGCGTGGTCGGCCAAGGTCCGCGAGACGTTGCGGGTGGACGGGGTGCGGCTGGCGCATCCGGTGCGCGCCACCGACGGCCGCTACGTGGTGTCGGGGTGGCGCGCCGACACCTTCCTGGACGGCACTCCGGAACCGCGCCACGACGAGGTGGTCTCGGTGTCGCTGCGCCTGCATCACGCCACCGCGCCGCTGGAGCGGCCGCGGTTCCTGATGCAGCAGCCCATCGCGCCGTGGGTCGATGTGGATGTGTTCGTGGCCGCCGACCGGGCCGCCTGGGAGACGGTGCCGCTGCGCACTCTCAAGGCCGGGGGCATGTTGTCGGCGACCTCACCGGACGGCCGCCACAGCATCGATATGCTCGCCCAGCTCGCGACGTTGCGCAAACCCGTGCAGACGCCGTCGCAGCTGGTGCACGGTGATCTGTTCGGCACGGTGTTGTTCTCGGGCGGGCAGGCGCCGGGGCTGACCGACATCACCCCGTACTGGCGGCCCGCGTCCTGGGCCGCTGCGGTGATCGTGGTCGACGCGCTGTCGTGGGGCGGTGCGGATCCCGGTCTGCCGGAACGGTGGTCGGATCTGCCGGAGTGGCCGCAGATGTTGTTGCGCGCGGTGATGTTCCGGCTCGCGGTGCACGCCCTGCATCCGCGGTCGACGCCGGAAGCCTTTCCGGGACTGGCGCATACGGCCGACATGATCCGCCTGATGCTGTGA
- a CDS encoding MFS transporter yields the protein MTATDAAVTGTSTPFEYRTRGRWLDHWEPDNETFWENGGKRTARKNLAFSVFSENLGFSIWVLWASVVTAMGSAGFHYLSGADAVGNSLLLTSTPTLVGAALRVPYTFAIPKFGGRAFTVFSAGMLLLPTLGLAYFVNQPGTPFWVFMLLAALAGVGGGNFSSSMANINFFFPEGKKGAALGINAAGGNMGVAQTQLLVPLIITLGTHLMAKDAAGYRFGITLAVLVWVPFILIAMFGALRYMDSITGAKSDGSSYRLALSNRHTWIMAVLYIGTFGSFIGFSFAFPTLLKSTFPDLAKIGWMSTIGNLAFLGAFVGSLSRPFGGWIADKFTGAKITLYALIGMTGATALIVAALSMKNFPLYLISFLLLFVLTGIGNGSVYRMIPSIFGAEAKRRAVTSGQDPDTALAAAKRQAGAAIGVVGAVGAAGGWVLQQALRESNIHFGGMAPAFWTYAVAFLVMGGITWWFYLRSSFAVGRAPSLAHASV from the coding sequence AAAGCGAACCGCCCGAAAGAATTTGGCCTTCTCGGTGTTCTCCGAGAATCTCGGATTCAGTATCTGGGTGCTGTGGGCCAGCGTGGTGACCGCCATGGGCTCGGCGGGCTTCCATTATCTGAGTGGCGCCGACGCCGTGGGCAATTCGCTGTTGCTGACCTCCACCCCCACCCTCGTGGGTGCGGCGCTGCGCGTGCCCTATACCTTCGCCATCCCGAAATTCGGCGGGCGGGCGTTCACCGTATTCAGCGCGGGCATGCTGTTGCTCCCCACGCTGGGCCTGGCCTATTTCGTGAATCAGCCCGGGACGCCGTTCTGGGTGTTCATGCTGCTGGCCGCGCTCGCCGGTGTCGGCGGCGGCAATTTCTCCTCGTCGATGGCGAATATCAACTTCTTCTTTCCCGAGGGGAAGAAGGGCGCCGCGCTGGGTATCAACGCCGCGGGCGGCAATATGGGCGTCGCCCAGACCCAGTTGCTGGTTCCGCTGATCATCACCCTGGGTACGCATCTGATGGCCAAGGACGCCGCCGGCTACCGGTTCGGCATCACGCTGGCGGTTCTGGTGTGGGTTCCGTTCATTCTGATCGCCATGTTCGGCGCACTGCGATACATGGATTCGATCACCGGGGCCAAGTCGGACGGCAGTTCCTATCGGCTCGCTCTCTCCAACCGCCACACGTGGATCATGGCGGTGCTCTACATCGGCACCTTCGGGTCGTTCATCGGCTTCTCCTTCGCCTTCCCGACGCTGCTGAAGTCCACCTTCCCCGATCTCGCCAAGATCGGCTGGATGTCCACGATCGGCAATCTCGCCTTCTTGGGCGCGTTCGTCGGATCACTGAGCCGCCCCTTCGGAGGGTGGATCGCCGACAAATTCACCGGTGCCAAGATCACGCTGTACGCACTGATCGGGATGACCGGCGCCACCGCGCTGATCGTGGCCGCACTGTCGATGAAGAACTTCCCGCTGTATCTGATCTCGTTCCTGCTGCTGTTCGTGCTGACCGGCATCGGCAACGGGTCGGTCTACCGGATGATTCCCTCTATCTTCGGTGCGGAGGCCAAGCGCCGGGCGGTGACGTCCGGACAGGATCCGGACACGGCGCTGGCCGCGGCCAAGCGGCAGGCGGGCGCGGCGATCGGCGTGGTCGGCGCGGTGGGCGCGGCCGGGGGCTGGGTGCTGCAGCAGGCGCTGCGGGAATCCAATATCCACTTCGGCGGGATGGCCCCGGCGTTCTGGACCTACGCCGTGGCGTTCCTGGTCATGGGCGGTATCACCTGGTGGTTCTACCTGCGCTCGTCGTTCGCCGTCGGACGGGCGCCCTCGCTGGCGCACGCGAGCGTGTAA